A segment of the Borreliella burgdorferi B31 genome:
AATTAGTAATATTTTTTTACCCAATTCCTTCAACAAATAAGAAAAAAGTATAGAAAGTGTGCTTTTTCCAACTCCTCCTTTAACTGATGTGAGTGCTATAATATCTGGTTTTTTAATATCCATTTATCTAAAATTCCTCCATTTGTTAGTTTTTTGTTGTAAAATTTATATACTTTTCTTTCCATTTTTTTTAAATGTTTTAAACTATACTTGTAGTATTTGGTGTCTTCTTTTTGTCTTTTTCTTAGCAAGGTTCTTAGAGATAATAAGTAACACTTAATAGATCCGGTTTTAAATATAAATTCTATATAATATAGTTTTTTTATTGCGTAATTTCTATTTTTTCCTATTTTATGAAGAAATGGTTTTTCAAGTCGATCGTATCCATACCTTATTCCTAAAAATTTATTTTTTCCTTCTATTGGGAAAAGATTGAAAGAATACTTATCTTTACTATTAAATTTTTTAAATTCTAGTTTCAGTCTTTGTTTTTTGCAGTTATTTCTAAAATTAACTAGATGGTAGAATATTTTTGTGTAATATATTTTCTTTCCATTCTTTTCTTCTATTTTGTTAAAAATATTTTTTATTGGATTTTCATCAATATTCATTAACGCTTTCTTTTGTTTTAGTTTTCTAAAAATTGAATTCAAATCTTTTTCCTTATTACATTAATCAAATAATTGTTTAATGTTTTATTACTTGTAATGTAAATATGTAGCTTGTTTAAAGTAAAATAATTAAAGTTCTAGTTGTAAAAAAGTATTGTGGATAAGAAAATGGATTTCGTCAATTTACAAAAGGTATATTAACTGATTTAGATAAAAGTCAAAAATATTGTTTTGATTTATATCAGAATTGGTAGATTGCTATGTTTTAAAGTAAGTATTTAGAATAGCTTTTACTATTAAGCTTGCATACAAAATGGTGTTGTCAGCTTTATTCCAATCTTAATTTCATTTTATCAAATCAAATTAAGATTGGAATCAAATGAAACAAAAAAAGTGAATAAGAATTCATCAAAAGAAATTCGCAAATATGTTAAAGGATTACTTAATATTGTTAAAAATATTGTGCCTGTTACAACTAAAAGGTTGAAGAACTATATTTAAAATTGTGCAGGGTATCTAATGAAGAATAATGGCCCCTTGATACTTTGGATATCATTACTATACTATTTAATAAGAGAAAAATTTATTTATCACTCAATATTAAGCTTGTTTTTTCCCCTATTTAATATTTTACTATCCAATTTAAATTTACTTGATACTTACTTATATAAAACAATTGAATTTTGGATTTTATATGAGGAGTGACTAAAGCTTGTAAAGCTTATGAAAGTATTAATTTAAAACTGAGTTAGAAAAGCAATCTTAGATTTAGTAATGAAAAACTCGATACATTAACTTTTTTCGTAAATGTATTAAAATCAGCGCATTTTAATTTTTATTGAAAAGGAGATGTATCCCAAATAGAAGAGTATGTTAAAAGGTTTTTATTCAAACTGAAAAATATGGGTAAAGTTAAAAAGCCGCTTAGCTATATTAAATATGGTAGAGATAATCAGCCTAATGTAGAAAGTAAAGATAGAAATCATATAGATGTGAAGGAGTATCATAGAGATAAAGGGGGATTTGCTAATGTTTTTGATAATTATTTTATTATATTAATGATATTAGCAATAGAAGGAAACTTTCTAATGAATTCAATTAAGAATGGAATGTTTCTGCTTATTCTCATTAAAATAAAAATACAATTTATTAAAATTTAAATTTTCAACTTCTATGCCAGAAGAATAAGGATAATAGCCGCTTGAATATAGGAGCTAATCTCTAAATTAGATAAGTATATGCCTAGCCATTACTTGCTATTATTTTTACTATTTTCGTGTGATTTAAAAAAAGAAGATAAAGATAATAAAAAAAGTTAGAAAAGTTATCATCTAAAAATAAAATGGATCCAAATAAAATGACACTAGATTATACAACAGTATATGAAAAGCAACAGAAGCTATGGATAATTCAAAAAGATTTGATTTAAAAGCACATAAGGGAAAGAAAGTAGAAGAAAAAAATCTTTAAAAGGAGATGAATTAGAATCAATCCCTAAAATTTGAGCAAATCTAGAGGCAGAATTAAAGGTGGTAGCAGAAAAATTAGAAGTACCAAAATTATAACTAGGACGATCCCAAATCTAAACAGTTAAGCCACTAGTAGTTCAAGAAAAATTATAAAAAGAGAAAAGAGAATCGACAGAATTAAATAAAAAAAGAAGAGAACAAGCTGAAAAATATAAAAAAGTAATGGAAGAACGAAGAAAAAAAGTGGCCGAAGGGAATCCTCTTGAAGAAAGTATGATATTATTCAATTAGGTTAGGGATTTAATTCCAATCCCTATTTATTTACTGCAAACGGAATAGCCCATATAGGACCTTTTTGCTATATACAATTTAAATCTAAAATATGATAATTGATAAAGAATATAAAGGTCTGATTACAGTTCGAATTCTAAGAATGAAAAAAGGCATGCGAAAAGGAATGTTTGGAAAAAGTATTAATGATTTAGGATGGTCTGAGTTTGCAAGACAATTTACATAGTTTACTTGATGGAAAATATCTATCTACTTTATACAAAGCAGATCCATACCATTTTGATTTATATGTATGTAGTAGTTGTCATATTAAAAATATGGCTCTAAAATTAAGTGATACTAGGTGGGCTTTCAGTAGTTGTAACAACTTTGCATGATGGAGATATAAATGCAAGTCTAAACCTTAAGACTTATCTCTATTAATAGAACCTTTTTGCTTTTTTGATAGTTTTCTTTGGTATTTTTTAAGTTTATTTTCATTTTTTAATAAATATTT
Coding sequences within it:
- a CDS encoding transposase codes for the protein MSMKHFLVSSEGEKINHPKYLLKNENKLKKYQRKLSKKQKGSINRDKS
- a CDS encoding DUF226 domain-containing protein, whose protein sequence is MNSIFRKLKQKKALMNIDENPIKNIFNKIEEKNGKKIYYTKIFYHLVNFRNNCKKQRLKLEFKKFNSKDKYSFNLFPIEGKNKFLGIRYGYDRLEKPFLHKIGKNRNYAIKKLYYIEFIFKTGSIKCYLLSLRTLLRKRQKEDTKYYKYSLKHLKKMERKVYKFYNKKLTNGGILDKWILKNQIL